The following proteins come from a genomic window of Mycolicibacterium rufum:
- a CDS encoding microcompartment protein has product MAVTDAPTRTDIRVYLLVEDLQQQFAAYLGTPTRARGYPPYAGEHALIVEVSPALAIERVIDLALREVPGIQPGILYVERQFGVLEIHSGDLDDVRRAGEAILSGTKNAAADQLRPRVLYHDVITDITDQHAVILNRNRQASMVLPGQSLLVYEMTPALFAAVAANEAERAAPGLTLVDVQMIGAAGRLYISGSTADVTTARDAITGVLEAIEGRDH; this is encoded by the coding sequence ATGGCCGTCACGGACGCACCGACACGGACCGACATCCGCGTCTACCTGCTCGTCGAGGACCTGCAGCAGCAGTTCGCCGCCTACCTCGGCACGCCCACCCGGGCACGGGGTTACCCGCCGTACGCCGGGGAGCACGCGCTCATCGTCGAGGTGTCCCCGGCGCTGGCGATCGAGCGGGTCATCGACCTGGCGCTGCGGGAGGTGCCGGGCATCCAGCCCGGAATCCTGTACGTGGAGCGCCAGTTCGGCGTGCTCGAGATCCATTCCGGGGATCTCGACGACGTGCGCCGGGCCGGTGAGGCGATTCTGAGCGGTACGAAGAACGCGGCGGCCGACCAGCTGCGGCCGCGGGTGCTCTACCACGACGTCATCACCGACATCACCGACCAGCACGCGGTGATCCTCAACCGCAACCGGCAGGCGTCGATGGTGCTGCCGGGCCAGTCGCTGCTGGTGTACGAGATGACACCGGCGCTGTTCGCGGCAGTGGCGGCCAACGAGGCCGAACGCGCCGCACCGGGGCTGACGCTGGTCGACGTGCAGATGATCGGTGCCGCGGGCCGTCTCTACATCAGCGGCAGCACCGCCGACGTGACGACCGCCCGCGACGCGATCACCGGCGTGCTGGAGGCGATCGAGGGGCGGGACCATTGA
- a CDS encoding BMC domain-containing protein has translation MASNAIGMIETKGYVAALAAADAMVKAANVTITDRQQVGDGLVAVIVTGEVGAVKAATEAGAESASQVGELISVHVIPRPHSELGAHFSVSAQ, from the coding sequence ATGGCCAGCAACGCGATCGGAATGATCGAGACCAAAGGATACGTCGCGGCGCTCGCCGCTGCCGACGCGATGGTGAAGGCCGCCAACGTGACGATCACCGACCGCCAGCAGGTCGGTGACGGTCTGGTGGCCGTCATCGTCACCGGCGAGGTCGGCGCCGTCAAGGCCGCGACCGAGGCGGGTGCCGAATCCGCTTCGCAGGTCGGGGAACTCATCAGCGTGCACGTGATCCCCCGCCCGCACAGCGAGCTCGGCGCGCACTTCTCCGTCTCCGCCCAGTAG